The proteins below come from a single Cervus canadensis isolate Bull #8, Minnesota chromosome 2, ASM1932006v1, whole genome shotgun sequence genomic window:
- the LOC122434011 gene encoding histone H2A type 2-B translates to MSGRGKQGGKARAKAKSRSSRAGLQFPVGRVHRLLRKGNYAERVGAGAPVYLAAVLEYLTAEILELAGNAARDNKKTRIIPRHLQLAVRNDEELNKLLGGVTIAQGGVLPNIQAVLLPKKTESHKPGKNK, encoded by the coding sequence ATGTCAGGCCGCGGAAAGCAGGGAGGCAAAGCTCGGGCCAAGGCTAAGTCGCGCTCATCCCGCGCTGGCCTTCAGTTCCCCGTAGGGCGAGTGCACCGCCTGCTGCGCAAAGGCAACTACGCCGAAAGGGTGGGGGCCGGCGCGCCGGTGTACTTGGCGGCAGTGCTGGAGTACCTGACCGCGGAAATCCTGGAGCTGGCGGGCAACGCCGCCCGAGACAACAAGAAGACGCGCATCATCCCTCGCCATTTGCAACTGGCCGTGAGAAATGATGAGGAGCTCAACAAGTTACTCGGGGGTGTCACTATTGCCCAGGGCGGTGTCTTACCCAACATCCAGGCAGTCTTATTGCCCAAAAAAACGGAGAGTCACAAGCCTGGCAAGAATAAGTAA
- the LOC122433995 gene encoding histone H2A type 2-C: MSGRGKQGGKARAKAKSRSSRAGLQFPVGRVHRLLRKGNYAERVGAGAPVYMAAVLEYLTAEILELAGNAARDNKKTRIIPRHLQLAIRNDEELNKLLGKVTIAQGGVLPNIQAVLLPKKTESHKAKSK, translated from the coding sequence ATGTCTGGTCGCGGAAAGCAGGGAGGCAAGGCCCGCGCAAAGGCCAAGTCGCGTTCGTCCCGCGCAGGCTTGCAGTTCCCGGTAGGGCGGGTGCACCGCCTGCTGCGCAAAGGCAACTACGCTGAGCGGGTGGGGGCCGGCGCGCCCGTCTACATGGCGGCGGTCCTGGAGTACCTGACTGCCGAGATCCTGGAGCTGGCCGGCAACGCGGCGCGAGACAACAAGAAAACGCGCATCATCCCTCGTCACCTGCAGCTGGCCATCCGCAACGACGAAGAGCTGAACAAGCTGTTGGGCAAGGTCACCATCGCCCAGGGCGGCGTTCTGCCCAACATCCAAGCCGTTCTATTACCAAAGAAAACCGAAAGCCATAAGGCCAAAAGCAAATAA
- the SV2A gene encoding synaptic vesicle glycoprotein 2A isoform X2, translated as MFWMIGGVYAAAMAWAIIPHYGWSFQMGSAYQFHSWRVFVLVCAFPSVFAIGALTTQPESPRFFLENGKHDEAWMVLKQVHDTNMRAKGHPERVFSVTHIKTIHQEDELIEIQSDTGTWYQRWGVRALSLGGQVWGNFLSCFGPEYRRITLMMMGVWFTMSFSYYGLTVWFPDMIRHLQAVDYAARTKVFPGERVEHVTFNFTLENQIHRGGQYFNDKFIGLRLKSVSFEDSLFEECYFEDVTSSNTFFRNCTFINTVFYNTDLFEYKFVNSRLVNSTFLHNKEGCPLDVTGTGEGAYMVYFVSFLGTLAVLPGNIVSALLMDKIGRLRMLAGSSVMSCVSCFFLSFGNSESAMIALLCLFGGVSIASWNALDVLTVELYPSDKRTTAFGFLNALCKLAAVLGISIFTSFVGITKAAPILFASAALALGSSLALKLPETRGQVLQ; from the exons ATGTTTTGGATGATTGGTGGAGTGTACGCAGCTGCTATGGCCTGGGCCATCATCCCCCACTATG GATGGAGCTTTCAGATGGGGTCTGCTTACCAGTTCCACAGCTGGAGGGTCTTTGTCCTCGTCTGCGCTTTCCCTTCTGTGTTTGCCATTGGGGCTCTGACCACACAGCCTGAAAGCCCCCGTTTCTTCCTGGAG AATGGGAAGCATGATGAGGCCTGGATGGTACTGAAGCAGGTCCATGACACCAACATGCGCGCCAAGGGGCATCCTGAGCGAGTCTTCTCG GTAACCCACATTAAGACAATTCATCAGGAGGATGAGTTGATTGAAATCCAGTCAGACACAGGGACCTGGTACCAGCGCTGGGGGGTCCGGGCCTTGAGCCTGGGAGGGCAG GTCTGGGGgaattttctctcttgttttggcCCAGAATACCGCCGCATCACTCTGATGATGATGGGTGTGTGGTTCACCATGTCATTCAG CTACTATGGCCTGACTGTCTGGTTTCCCGACATGATCCGCCATCTCCAAGCGGTGGACTATGCAGCCCGCACCAAAGTGTTTCCTGGGGAACGCGTGGAACATGTGACTTTTAACTTCACCTTGGAGAATCAGATCCACCGAGGGGGACAGTACTTCAATGACAA GTTCATTGGGCTACGTCTGAAGTCAGTGTCCTTTGAGGACTCCCTATTTGAGGAGTGTTACTTCGAGGATGTCACATCCAGCAACACATTTTTCCGCAACTGCACATTCATCAACACCGTGTTCTATAACACTG ACCTGTTTGAGTACAAGTTTGTGAACAGCCGTCTGGTGAATAGCACATTCCTGCACAACAAGGAGGGCTGCCCCCTGGACGTGACGGGGACGGGTGAAGGCGCCTACATGGTGTATTTTGTCAGCTTCTTGGGGACGCTGGCTGTGCTTCCTGGGAACATTGTGTCCGCTCTGCTCATGGACAAGATTGGCAGGCTCCGAATGCTTG CTGGCTCCAGCGTgatgtcctgtgtctcctgcttcttCCTGTCTTTCGGGAACAGTGAGTCTGCCATGATTGCTCTGCTCTGCCTTTTCGGGGGGGTCAGCATCGCATCCTGGAACGCGCTGGACGTGTTGACTGTTGAACTCTACCCCTCGGACAAGAG GACCACAGCCTTCGGCTTCCTGAATGCCCTGTGTAAGCTGGCAGCTGTGCTGGGGATCAGCATCTTCACGTCCTTTGTGGGAATCACCAAGGCTGCCCCCATCCTCTTTGCCTCAGCTGCCCTTGCCCTCGGGAGTTCTCTGGCCCTGAAGCTGCCCGAGACCCGGGGGCAGGTGCTGCAGTGA
- the SV2A gene encoding synaptic vesicle glycoprotein 2A isoform X3, which produces MNGKHDEAWMVLKQVHDTNMRAKGHPERVFSVTHIKTIHQEDELIEIQSDTGTWYQRWGVRALSLGGQVWGNFLSCFGPEYRRITLMMMGVWFTMSFSYYGLTVWFPDMIRHLQAVDYAARTKVFPGERVEHVTFNFTLENQIHRGGQYFNDKFIGLRLKSVSFEDSLFEECYFEDVTSSNTFFRNCTFINTVFYNTDLFEYKFVNSRLVNSTFLHNKEGCPLDVTGTGEGAYMVYFVSFLGTLAVLPGNIVSALLMDKIGRLRMLAGSSVMSCVSCFFLSFGNSESAMIALLCLFGGVSIASWNALDVLTVELYPSDKRTTAFGFLNALCKLAAVLGISIFTSFVGITKAAPILFASAALALGSSLALKLPETRGQVLQ; this is translated from the exons ATG AATGGGAAGCATGATGAGGCCTGGATGGTACTGAAGCAGGTCCATGACACCAACATGCGCGCCAAGGGGCATCCTGAGCGAGTCTTCTCG GTAACCCACATTAAGACAATTCATCAGGAGGATGAGTTGATTGAAATCCAGTCAGACACAGGGACCTGGTACCAGCGCTGGGGGGTCCGGGCCTTGAGCCTGGGAGGGCAG GTCTGGGGgaattttctctcttgttttggcCCAGAATACCGCCGCATCACTCTGATGATGATGGGTGTGTGGTTCACCATGTCATTCAG CTACTATGGCCTGACTGTCTGGTTTCCCGACATGATCCGCCATCTCCAAGCGGTGGACTATGCAGCCCGCACCAAAGTGTTTCCTGGGGAACGCGTGGAACATGTGACTTTTAACTTCACCTTGGAGAATCAGATCCACCGAGGGGGACAGTACTTCAATGACAA GTTCATTGGGCTACGTCTGAAGTCAGTGTCCTTTGAGGACTCCCTATTTGAGGAGTGTTACTTCGAGGATGTCACATCCAGCAACACATTTTTCCGCAACTGCACATTCATCAACACCGTGTTCTATAACACTG ACCTGTTTGAGTACAAGTTTGTGAACAGCCGTCTGGTGAATAGCACATTCCTGCACAACAAGGAGGGCTGCCCCCTGGACGTGACGGGGACGGGTGAAGGCGCCTACATGGTGTATTTTGTCAGCTTCTTGGGGACGCTGGCTGTGCTTCCTGGGAACATTGTGTCCGCTCTGCTCATGGACAAGATTGGCAGGCTCCGAATGCTTG CTGGCTCCAGCGTgatgtcctgtgtctcctgcttcttCCTGTCTTTCGGGAACAGTGAGTCTGCCATGATTGCTCTGCTCTGCCTTTTCGGGGGGGTCAGCATCGCATCCTGGAACGCGCTGGACGTGTTGACTGTTGAACTCTACCCCTCGGACAAGAG GACCACAGCCTTCGGCTTCCTGAATGCCCTGTGTAAGCTGGCAGCTGTGCTGGGGATCAGCATCTTCACGTCCTTTGTGGGAATCACCAAGGCTGCCCCCATCCTCTTTGCCTCAGCTGCCCTTGCCCTCGGGAGTTCTCTGGCCCTGAAGCTGCCCGAGACCCGGGGGCAGGTGCTGCAGTGA
- the LOC122434005 gene encoding histone H2B type 2-E encodes MPEPAKSAPAPKKGSKKAVTKAQKKDGKKRKRSRKESYSIYVYKVLKQVHPDTGISSKAMGIMNSFVNDIFERIAGEASRLAHYNKRSTITSREIQTAVRLLLPGELAKHAVSEGTKAVTKYTSSK; translated from the coding sequence ATGCCTGAGCCGGCAAAATCCGCTCCCGCGCCCAAGAAGGGCTCCAAGAAAGCCGTCACTAAAGCCCAGAAAAAGGACGGCAAGAAGCGCAAGCGCAGCCGCAAGGAGAGCTATTCCATCTACGTGTACAAGGTGCTGAAGCAGGTGCACCCGGACACCGGCATCTCGTCCAAGGCCATGGGCATCATGAACTCGTTTGTCAACGACATCTTCGAGCGCATCGCGGGCGAAGCGTCGCGCTTGGCGCATTACAACAAGCGCTCGACCATCACGTCCCGGGAGATCCAGACGGCCGTGCGCCTGCTGCTGCCCGGCGAGCTGGCGAAGCACGCCGTGTCCGAGGGCACCAAGGCGGTCACCAAGTACACCAGCTCCAAGTGA
- the BOLA1 gene encoding bolA-like protein 1 codes for MLSGQLVVRLFSMASRVCMSRGSAGSGVIGPVEAAIRTKLEQALNPEVLELRNESGGHAVPPGSETHFRVAVVSSRFEGLSPLQRHRLVHEALSEELAGPVHALAIQARTPAQWRENPQLDTSPPCLGGSKKSRT; via the coding sequence ATGCTGAGTGGGCAGCTGGTCGTACGCCTGTTCTCCATGGCCAGCCGTGTCTGTATGTCCCGGGGCAGCGCGGGATCAGGGGTCATCGGTCCCGTCGAGGCTGCCATTCGCACGAAGTTGGAGCAGGCCCTGAACCCCGAAGTGCTGGAGCTGCGTAATGAGAGCGGCGGCCACGCGGTCCCACCGGGCAGTGAGACCCATTTCCGCGTGGCGGTGGTGAGCTCTCGCTTTGAGGGACTGAGCCCCCTACAAAGGCATCGGCTGGTCCATGAGGCGCTGTCAGAAGAGCTGGCTGGGCCAGTCCACGCCCTGGCCATACAGGCGCGGACCCCCGCCCAGTGGAGGGAGAACCCTCAACTGGACACAAGCCCCCCCTGCCTAGGTGGGAGCAAGAAAAGTCGAACCTAA